From the genome of Gopherus evgoodei ecotype Sinaloan lineage unplaced genomic scaffold, rGopEvg1_v1.p scaffold_56_arrow_ctg1, whole genome shotgun sequence, one region includes:
- the LOC115643274 gene encoding olfactory receptor 52R1-like, which translates to MIATGSNTTDFINPSNFILLGIPGLETAHIWISIPFCAMYTIAILGNFIILLIVKRDPSLHGPMYYFLCMLAITDLVLSTSILPKTLSIFWFNSREIYFSVCLTQMYFIHCFSAMESGIFVAMALDRYVAICDPLRHSTILTNHVVAKIGLAVVLRSSMLVLPYPFLARQWPYCRTNIIPHTYCEHIAVVKQACADIRVSIYYGLFLTVSVMGLDTFFIAMSYIQILRAVFSLPTKDAQLKTFGTCISHLCAILSFYVPALFSYLTHRFGHNVPLHFHILMANIFLLVPPMLNPIIYGVRTKQIGDRLLWLFSHKGTVTTLF; encoded by the exons ATGATAGCTACTG GTTCCAACACAACCGACTTCATCAACCCCTCCAACTttatcctgctgggcattcctggcctggagacgGCTCatatctggatctccatccccttctgcgcCATGTACaccatagccatcttggggaacttcattATCCTGCTCATCGTGAAGAGGGATCCAAGCCTGCAtgggcccatgtactatttcctctgcatgctggccatcaCCGACCTGGTCCTGTCCACGTCCATCCTGCCCAAAACattgagcatcttctggttcaattccagggagatctaTTTCAGtgtctgcctcacccagatgtacttcattcactgcttctcagcgatggagtctgggatcttcgtggccatggctttggatcgctatgtggccatttgtgatcccctgagacattccaccatcctgacaaacCATGTAGTGGCCAAGATTGGCCTGGCTGTGGTGCTGCGCAGTAGCATGCTTGTACTGCCCTATCCCTTCCTGGCGAGGCAGTGGCCATactgcagaaccaacatcatcccccacaCATACTGTGAGCACATAGCTGTCGTGAAGCAAGCCTGCGCTGACATTCGCGTCAGTATTTACTACGGCCTCTTTTTGACAGTCTCTGTGATGGGTCTGGATACGTTTTTTATCGCCATGTCCTATATCCAGATCCTCAGGGCCGTattcagcctccccacaaaggatgcccagctcaagacttttgggacatgtatctcccacctctgtgccatTTTATCCTTTTATGTCCCAGCTCTCTTCTCCTACCTCACACACAGGTTTGGCCACAATGTGCCCCTACATTTTCACATTCTCATGGCCAACATTTTCCTCCTGGTTCCCCCCATGCTAAACCCGATCATTTACGGGGTGAGAACCAAACAGATCGGGGACAGGCTGCTCTGGCTCTTTTCTCATAAAGGGACTGTGACGACGCTGTTCTga